Proteins from one Microcaecilia unicolor chromosome 2, aMicUni1.1, whole genome shotgun sequence genomic window:
- the LOC115462571 gene encoding forkhead box protein I1c-like, with protein sequence MNASDLPVPRQTSPASSPHQPQPKSGPDMAVYCDNFSMYHQQNVHSAQRPANYGLGDYAPAANPYLWLNGPGVNSSSAYLHGSNSASFMPPSYGSQRQFLPNSSGFGGTDLGWLSIASQEELLKLVRPPYSYSALIAMAIQNAPEKKLTLSQIYQYVADNFPFYKKSKAGWQNSIRHNLSLNDCFKKVPRDEDDPGKGNYWTLDPNCEKMFDNGNFRRKRKRRSESNPTGALGSKAEEGRPIAGGKAADSPSMVVPSSPELEAPAEDRKSISSPGISSTPCLNNFFSNMTSLGQGSVNRQMSLGLMNELTQRNISGLNTFSSSVHAESASELGDSSLHFNRASYYNSYPGANQSSQYNTHFYNSFSVNSLIYPREGTEV encoded by the exons ATGAACGCAAGTGACCTGCCAGTCCCTCGACAGACGTCTCCCGCCTCAAGTCCCCATCAGCCTCAGCCCAAAAGTGGCCCGGACATGGCCGTCTACTGTGACAACTTCAGCATGTATCATCAGCAGAACGTGCACTCAGCCCAGAGACCTGCTAACTATGGATTAGGCGACTACGCTCCAGCAGCAAACCCTTACCTGTGGCTCAATGGCCCGGGAGTGAACAGCTCGTCCGCTTACCTGCACGGCAGTAACTCGGCTTCCTTCATGCCACCTTCTTATGGATCTCAGCGTCAGTTTCTGCCTAATTCGTCGGGGTTTGGAGGGACTGATCTGGGTTGGTTGTCTATAGCCAGCCAGGAAGAGCTCCTGAAGCTTGTGAGGCCTCCCTATTCCTATTCTGCCTTGATAGCCATGGCTATTCAAAATGCGCCAGAGAAAAAACTGACCTTGAGTCAGATTTACCAGTATGTGGCTGACAACTTCCCTTTCTACAAGAAAAGCAAAGCCGGCTGGCAGAATTCAATCCGGCACAACCTGTCCCTCAATGACTGCTTCAAGAAAGTGCCCAGAGACGAGGACGATCCAG gAAAGGGCAACTACTGGACTTTGGATCCAAATTGTGAGAAAATGTTTGACAATGGTAACTTCCGCAGGAAAAGAAAGCGCAGATCAGAGTCCAACCCCACTGGGGCTCTAGGAAGCAAAGCCGAGGAGGGTCGACCTATCGCTGGAGGAAAAGCTGCAGACAGCCCATCCATGGTGGTCCCATCCTCCCCAGAGCTGGAGGCTCCAGCAGAAGATCGGAAGAGTATATCCTCTCCGGGTATCTCCTCCACCCCCTGCCTTAATAACTTCTTCAGCAACATGACATCCCTAGGCCAGGGCTCGGTGAATCGACAGATGTCTTTGGGGCTAATGAACGAACTGACCCAGAGAAACATCTCTGGACTCAACACATTCTCCAGCTCTGTCCATGCAGAATCCGCCTCAGAGCTAGGGGACAGCAGTCTGCACTTCAACAGAGCCTCATATTACAATTCCTATCCTGGAGCAAACCAGAGCAGCCAATACAACACTCATTTCTACAACAGCTTCAGCGTGAACAGTCTCATATACCCCCGGGAGGGTACTGAGGTCTAA